AACTGCCCGCTGCAAATAAAAAATTGCAGAGAATGATCAGGAGGAGAATACTACTGACTTAAATCCTCTTTATCGAGGATTTCGAAGCTCTTTCGGAAGTACTGGCGGATAACTTGGCCGGCGGCGTCGGCCAGCTGGTTAGCAACAGCTGCGAAGCGATCGAGCTGACAATCGTCGAGCCCTAACTCAACAGATTGAGCATTATCGGAAAGTGCAGACTTGGAAGACATCCTTGCGGAGGTGAGGACTTTGGATTGTAGAGAAGCTGAGAGTAGATTGGGAGGCGAACGAAAAATTGAAGAGAAGTTGGTGAGATTGTTGGAAGGAGAAaggaaaggagaagaaaaagaagggagaGAAGAGTTCCGATTCGGGTTAACAAGGAACCGAGGGTTGGAAAGCATTTGGAGCTGCATGTGAATAAGGGCTTTAAAAAGGCGGGAAAAAAGGTTGAGAGAAATGGAGAAAgctgattttgaagaaaaggaGAAACAGAGCAGCTTATTGAGTGGAGAAGGTGAGCACTTTCGAGGGtttgttgctgctgctgctgctttttttttttccggtaTCAACAGTGGACGTTGACGATGATCCGTTTTGCAGagttatttattcatttattggGGTGACGAAACGCAATAGCGGATTCTCTTGATATGGGCTTTTCTATTTATTAAAAAAGgggtaaaaaaaagaaagtctcGTGTAATAAACCTAATCGGTAGAAAAGCctcttatagttttaaaatatacAATATGACACCTcgtactttgaactaaattataaaggtGACAGAATCCGATAAACTTAATGAAAATAgacgaaatgaccaaaataccctgatGTAATTAGGCAAAAAACAattcaaaaattatttgttttattctctagaTAGAGAGAATTGAGTGTTAAGAGGTAGAACAGGTATATTTATTGTCATTtctgttaagtttaacggatttcgtcatttttacaatttagttcaaagtacggGGTGCtgtattgtatattttgaaatcgcGAAAGACTTTTCTGTATATTAAATTTATCACAGGGgactttttttatattttacccttaaaaaaaagACGTACTTAATGGGGGTTATGGACGTGGGATAGACATGTTAATTCAACTCATACTCGTACATCCAATCTACCTGATTATCCAACACGATTGCTAACCTTGAAGTGAAATGCCCTCGTACATGTATAAACTATTAATAGACGAGTTTTATGTGTATAAACTATCAATGTTTACAAGATTAATCTCGTTACCTAGTAATAGACAAGTTCGACCCTTACACTATTTTACAACAAGAAGATTACGTCCCTTGCATTGTATAGGAGTCTGTTTGTATGACATTGTAAACAAATTAAATGAATGTAGTAATTAGATTTTCAATAAGAACACTTCCAACTACTCGACCCGTACAGAGAACATAGTCAGTCTCAAAATAAGGCCCGGTTTGGAAGCGGaggttttggccaaattttttaattactttaactacagtaatttcaaaaaactcctcaaaatttttaaactatactcTTTAAAGTAgccaaaaacacacaaaaaagtTTCCTtcattcctttcttcttctcatCCCCCATCTCAACCCACCACCATCTCCGCCAGCtgcacctcttttttttttgtgacctTTCTTTCCCCTTTCCCTCTCCTCCTCCCCTCTCCCTTGCCATCTCCTCCCCCTCATTTCCCCAACCACCCCTCCCTCTCCTTTATCGCAACAGGAAGAGTAAGGAGGAAGAGGGAGGGGGATTACAATTGACAGGGCGCCGATTAGCAAGGAGTGAGGCAGAAGAAGAACGCAATGGggtgggggaaaagaagagtcaaaaaaagaaagaggaaaagaaaaaaagaaaaggaaaaagaaggaaagttttttttctcttaaaagaaaaatttttagacacttcaaaaaaattttctataaaTTTAATAATAGATGATAATAAATTTTTGGACAAACAGCCAAAAAAACTCATTTACCAAACAGGATCAAGAATTGCTTTCACCACGAGAGAGAACGTAGTCAGTCTCAAAGTAGGAATTGCTTTCGGCGAATGCACTCGGGGTGCAAATCCATATGAGGCCTATACACGTAAACATGGTGGAGAACTGATTTTACAACGCACCGTTTAATGAAAACATGACATCATATGTATAGGCCTTCTAAATTCTTAGCCAATGACCTCAGAGCTTGGACATCAAGACACTTCCCCTACCGCATTTTGAAGccacaaaaaaaattaaggaaagaaaataaaagaaacgccTAGATGAAGGAGATCTTATCCAAATAGTTGTTCacatgaaatgaaagaaagTTCAAGACTTGACCtaattttagattcatttcaaGCAAAGCTTTTCCACCTTATCAATTTGGGTTCCAGAAAAGCTTTACGCGGAAGTGGCttctaaatttttcttttttttttctaagggGATACCAAGGGGAGTTTccaattttgatcataacaTGTTGCTAATTGCGGGTTTGATTATTGCAACTCATCACATGTTGCTAATTGCAGGTCGTACATGTCGATAAACCAACATCAGAAAATAGAATTAGTACGTATTAGTGTGTCCATATCAGCTCGCGTAACTTATCCCAAGGTGATTCGCCAAAATTAATTTTACATGTGGGTAAGATTGGACCTAAACCTTTAATCTTCAATTTCATCTCATACCCAAACCCAAAAAGACTCCGTTCATCCGACCCATTTTGCCATCTCTAGTTAGAAGTTAGAACGCTAGTTTGTCTCAAAGCAATTGCCATGATCCGTAAAGCACCAAATTTCAAACGGTCTTAGGGTTATC
This portion of the Coffea arabica cultivar ET-39 chromosome 2e, Coffea Arabica ET-39 HiFi, whole genome shotgun sequence genome encodes:
- the LOC113731255 gene encoding bifunctional phosphatase IMPL2, chloroplastic-like isoform X2 gives rise to the protein MQLQMLSNPRFLVNPNRNSSLPSFSSPFLSPSNNLTNFSSIFRSPPNLLSASLQSKVLTSARMSSKSALSDNAQSVELGLDDCQLDRFAAVANQLADAAGQVIRQYFRKSFEILDKEDLSPVTIADQAAEEAMVRIIQENFPSHAIYGEEKGWRCKEKVADYVWVLDPIDGTKSFITGKPLFGTLIALLYQGKPVHNQPTSIQWRC